The Candidatus Limnocylindrales bacterium genome has a segment encoding these proteins:
- a CDS encoding hybrid sensor histidine kinase/response regulator, whose amino-acid sequence MNSTTSGTPMYPTGHVLVVDDEENNRILLRDLLEAQGHKVSEAEDGEQALQKVMEGSIDVVLLDVMLPKLDGFEVCRRLKRNPQTAPIPVLLITSLTDRQDRLTGIEAGANDFLTKPIDTQDVNLRVRNAVYTKQLFDRLQENYHQFQELEALRDNLTHMIVHDLRSPLTGIKLFLEMLQRSARKKLDDVENQYLERVLSSITTLMEMISSVLDVSRLEVGEMPLNLSPCDLRNIAKKAIETLGYLAHQYQVHLEVPPEPVLLFCDANIISRVIMNLVGNAIIHTPREGKVWVRVEEKEDQAKVLVIDTGPGIPLEYQEKIFEKFGQVKLGEQNRKYSTGLGLTFCKLAIEAHGGKIGVESKLGQGSTFWFTLPTKPKTLPESF is encoded by the coding sequence GTGAATAGCACTACTTCAGGTACACCCATGTATCCAACCGGTCATGTGCTGGTGGTGGACGACGAAGAAAACAATCGCATCCTCCTCAGAGACTTGCTTGAAGCCCAGGGGCATAAAGTCAGCGAGGCAGAAGATGGGGAGCAGGCTTTACAAAAGGTCATGGAGGGTTCCATAGATGTGGTCCTCCTGGATGTCATGCTTCCTAAACTCGATGGGTTTGAAGTTTGTCGTCGGCTGAAAAGAAATCCTCAAACAGCTCCGATTCCCGTTCTTCTCATAACCTCTTTAACCGATCGTCAAGATCGATTAACAGGAATAGAAGCAGGAGCCAATGATTTTCTTACCAAACCCATCGATACCCAGGACGTCAACCTCCGGGTGCGCAATGCAGTGTATACCAAACAGCTTTTTGACCGTCTACAAGAAAATTACCACCAATTCCAGGAATTAGAGGCCCTACGGGACAATTTGACCCACATGATCGTACACGATTTAAGATCCCCCCTCACAGGCATAAAACTTTTCCTGGAAATGCTCCAGAGATCGGCCAGAAAAAAATTAGATGACGTAGAAAATCAATATTTAGAACGTGTGCTGAGTAGTATCACAACCTTGATGGAAATGATCAGCTCAGTCCTGGATGTGAGTCGGCTAGAAGTAGGAGAGATGCCTCTCAATTTGAGCCCGTGCGATTTGAGAAATATAGCCAAGAAAGCGATAGAAACCCTGGGTTATCTGGCGCATCAATACCAGGTCCATCTGGAAGTGCCACCGGAACCTGTATTACTTTTTTGTGATGCCAATATAATAAGTCGGGTTATTATGAATTTAGTGGGAAATGCTATTATTCACACTCCAAGGGAAGGAAAGGTATGGGTTAGAGTGGAAGAAAAAGAGGACCAGGCTAAGGTTCTGGTCATAGATACAGGGCCAGGGATTCCCTTAGAGTATCAGGAAAAGATCTTCGAAAAATTCGGCCAGGTCAAACTGGGGGAACAAAATCGGAAGTACTCGACCGGATTGGGCTTGACATTCTGTAAACTGGCCATCGAAGCCCATGGGGGTAAAATAGGTGTGGAAAGCAAATTGGGTCAGGGGAGTACCTTTTGGTTTACATTACCGACTAAACCGAAAACTCTCCCGGAGTCTTTCTAA
- a CDS encoding tetratricopeptide repeat protein, translated as MKVILVFLIILLLLIEFLIIRKGLRSAKRQRTYYNLLRNQPGDFERTISSDKEDWIPSFNFTDQKKSSRRNSTLQEEIQETQQTQVIDELGELEEVSEEEVMDLEGSAAESQGDIELESELEPSIVSQEDQEPAQEGHASTPEEHLKMGIELLRENNLEAGIQEIQTAIRLQPNLADAHFNLGLAYSLQNNPEAAMEAYQQAIRLDPKYGKAYFNLGTLFLKKGELLAPDSPDLPDVLAKAVECLEYAVRYLPDSTKALWNLYEAYRLNAQFDKALAILLKLKEIESEDASLMNHLGICYAKLGDYDHAIESWEKALALKAPSQLIYYNLGKAYETKGVVEKAMSNYRRFIALASTSPERRYLVSEAKQRLESLRGSAQG; from the coding sequence ATGAAAGTAATTTTGGTTTTCCTTATAATTCTTTTGCTTCTGATTGAGTTTCTCATCATCCGAAAAGGTTTGAGGTCTGCGAAGCGGCAGAGGACTTATTATAATCTCTTGAGAAATCAACCTGGTGATTTCGAAAGAACGATTTCGTCGGATAAGGAAGACTGGATCCCTTCTTTTAACTTTACCGACCAAAAAAAATCCTCCCGACGTAATTCTACGTTACAAGAAGAAATCCAGGAGACCCAACAAACCCAGGTGATCGATGAGTTGGGAGAATTGGAAGAAGTTTCTGAAGAGGAGGTGATGGATCTCGAAGGGAGTGCTGCTGAATCCCAGGGAGATATTGAACTGGAATCGGAGCTTGAGCCTTCCATTGTATCTCAAGAAGATCAAGAACCGGCCCAAGAGGGACATGCTTCCACGCCGGAAGAACATCTGAAAATGGGAATCGAATTGCTCCGGGAGAATAACCTGGAGGCCGGAATCCAGGAGATTCAAACGGCCATTCGACTTCAGCCTAATCTGGCCGATGCGCATTTTAACCTGGGCCTAGCCTATAGCCTACAGAATAATCCCGAGGCGGCCATGGAGGCCTATCAACAGGCGATTCGATTAGACCCCAAATACGGGAAAGCCTATTTTAATCTGGGAACTCTTTTTTTAAAAAAAGGAGAACTCCTGGCGCCGGATTCGCCCGACTTACCCGATGTTTTGGCTAAAGCAGTAGAATGCCTGGAATATGCCGTCCGATACCTGCCGGATTCAACCAAAGCCCTTTGGAACCTTTATGAAGCTTATCGACTCAATGCCCAATTCGATAAAGCCCTGGCCATTTTGCTTAAACTTAAAGAAATTGAATCGGAAGATGCCTCCCTCATGAACCATCTGGGAATTTGTTATGCAAAGCTTGGAGATTACGATCACGCCATTGAATCCTGGGAAAAAGCGTTGGCCCTTAAAGCTCCCTCTCAACTTATTTATTACAATTTGGGAAAAGCCTATGAAACAAAGGGGGTAGTGGAAAAAGCCATGAGTAATTACAGGCGCTTTATTGCGCTGGCTTCTACTTCCCCGGAACGCAGGTATCTTGTCAGTGAAGCCAAACAACGCCTGGAAAGCCTGCGAGGATCCGCTCAAGGTTAA
- a CDS encoding response regulator, with protein sequence MPFVMKWSIETKIGSGFSIALMLIIFIGIVSYRSMVKLMETANWVTHTYEVLENLEGLFSSIKEARLKQQSYIITGEEYYLESYNQAVKGVNQKITYLLALTADNPTQQQRIEDLVLTITKKLTSLQESIDLRKKQGSEIEKQVVYAHEGEKITADIQKIISEIEKEEKSLLKKRDQEMKTDARNTISAVTLGSFLAFLIVTLAGFITQRDITRRKHVEEKLYQQNTYLTALHETTVALMNRLELSNLLEFIVKRAGDLLRTPHGFIYLVDSEKDEIILQMGTGNFAQFQGLRLKPGQALAGRIWQTGQPLVVDNYFNWSDRFPDPHLDIIRAAVGVPLKSGSQVMGVLGLAHLEGDRTFGDDEVVLLTRFAQLAVIALDNARLYASAQQELRERIQAEEALAERATELAFSEEALRNQTRILQSILESMGDGVIVADEKGQFLFFNPAAEKILGIGQINITPDQWTTQYGLYLPDTLTPYPPESLPLTRAIRGEAVDAIEVFVRHPQRPEGLWLNVTARPLKDEKGILRGGVAVFSDITKRKQVEEEWRMAKEAAEAANRAKSQFLANMSHELRTPLNAIIGFSEILVDQIFGPLNDKQIKYVNNILSSGRHLLQLINDILDLSKIEAGRIQLELTQVDVETVLHHVQTIVKTLANKKGITLTVQVEQSPLTVTVDEAKFKQILYNLLSNAIKFTPEGGHVKVIASLEAGEEIQVGERESLISFPTRFIKVSVSDTGIGIKPEDQERIFREFEQVDSSYARKQQGTGLGLALTRKLVELHGGQIWVESEGEGKGSTFSFTLPQVPKKTDKSRLIIPEPAFIYPKSDPLKSDSYPLVLVIEDDLSTSELLRKYLTEAGYAVATAFNGEQALDLARKLKPAAITLDILLPDKHGLEVLAELKSLPDTRDIPVIVVSITEDRQLGFSLGIMEWFVKPVNRDRFIEVLNKARIARGTKVTTVLIIDDEPQTVELLTDIAQTQGYRALQAYTGREGIRLAREKRPDIIIVDLIMPEMNGFDVVKELQKDEETREISIVIFTAKELTQEERKQLNMSAQGIVSKSSREDLLQELDKIRTCLNQR encoded by the coding sequence ATGCCGTTTGTAATGAAATGGTCTATTGAAACAAAAATAGGTAGCGGATTTAGTATAGCCCTGATGTTGATTATTTTTATAGGAATAGTCTCATATCGGAGTATGGTAAAACTCATGGAAACTGCTAACTGGGTGACCCATACTTACGAAGTTCTTGAAAATCTGGAAGGTTTGTTTTCCTCCATCAAAGAGGCCCGGCTTAAACAACAGAGTTATATCATTACCGGAGAAGAATATTATCTGGAATCTTATAACCAGGCCGTCAAAGGGGTTAATCAAAAAATTACATATCTTCTGGCATTAACAGCCGATAATCCCACCCAACAACAGAGAATTGAGGATCTGGTCCTTACGATTACTAAAAAGCTTACTTCGCTTCAGGAATCCATCGACTTGCGAAAGAAGCAGGGGTCGGAAATTGAAAAGCAGGTGGTTTATGCCCATGAGGGAGAGAAGATCACGGCTGATATCCAGAAGATCATCAGCGAAATAGAGAAGGAAGAGAAGTCCCTGTTGAAAAAGCGGGATCAGGAAATGAAGACCGATGCCAGAAATACAATTTCCGCTGTGACTTTGGGAAGTTTCCTGGCCTTTCTGATCGTCACTTTAGCCGGTTTTATCACCCAGCGAGACATCACCCGGCGCAAGCACGTGGAGGAAAAGTTATATCAGCAGAATACCTATCTAACGGCTCTCCATGAGACAACGGTTGCCTTGATGAATCGTCTGGAGTTATCCAATTTACTTGAATTTATCGTTAAACGGGCCGGGGATCTATTAAGAACACCCCATGGATTTATTTATCTGGTTGATTCGGAAAAAGATGAAATAATTTTACAAATGGGGACCGGGAACTTTGCACAGTTTCAGGGTCTTCGATTGAAGCCCGGTCAAGCCTTGGCCGGAAGGATCTGGCAAACAGGACAACCTCTGGTTGTAGATAATTATTTCAACTGGTCAGACCGCTTTCCAGATCCCCATCTAGATATTATTCGGGCAGCCGTGGGAGTGCCCCTTAAGTCTGGTTCACAGGTGATGGGGGTGCTGGGTCTGGCCCACCTTGAGGGGGATCGGACTTTTGGAGACGATGAAGTAGTCCTGTTAACCCGTTTTGCCCAACTGGCGGTCATCGCATTGGATAATGCTCGACTGTATGCTTCAGCCCAGCAAGAGTTGAGGGAACGTATACAGGCGGAAGAGGCTCTGGCCGAGCGTGCCACCGAGTTGGCTTTTTCGGAAGAAGCCCTGCGGAATCAAACCAGAATCCTGCAATCCATCCTGGAAAGCATGGGGGATGGGGTCATTGTAGCCGATGAAAAAGGTCAGTTTCTGTTTTTCAACCCGGCAGCAGAAAAAATCCTGGGAATAGGTCAAATAAATATAACCCCTGACCAATGGACAACCCAGTACGGTCTCTATCTACCCGATACATTGACACCTTACCCCCCTGAGAGTTTACCCCTGACTCGGGCTATCCGAGGTGAAGCGGTGGATGCCATAGAGGTATTTGTGCGCCACCCCCAAAGACCAGAAGGTCTTTGGTTGAATGTAACGGCACGACCCTTAAAGGATGAAAAAGGTATTTTACGGGGCGGTGTGGCTGTTTTCAGTGATATCACCAAACGTAAACAGGTCGAAGAAGAATGGCGTATGGCCAAAGAAGCTGCTGAAGCTGCGAACCGGGCTAAAAGTCAATTTCTTGCCAATATGAGCCACGAACTACGGACTCCCCTTAACGCTATCATTGGATTTTCAGAGATTCTCGTAGACCAAATTTTCGGTCCGCTCAACGATAAACAAATTAAGTATGTCAACAACATCCTCAGCAGTGGTCGCCACCTGCTTCAATTGATCAATGATATCCTAGATTTATCCAAAATTGAAGCCGGACGCATCCAACTGGAGTTAACTCAAGTCGATGTGGAGACTGTACTCCATCATGTACAAACCATTGTCAAAACCCTTGCTAATAAAAAAGGGATCACCCTTACCGTCCAGGTCGAGCAAAGCCCCCTGACCGTTACGGTGGATGAAGCAAAGTTCAAGCAGATTCTCTATAATCTGCTCAGCAATGCCATTAAATTCACTCCGGAAGGAGGTCATGTAAAGGTAATCGCTTCGCTAGAAGCAGGAGAAGAAATACAGGTTGGAGAAAGGGAATCCTTGATTTCCTTCCCTACCCGGTTCATCAAGGTTTCTGTTTCTGACACCGGTATTGGCATCAAACCCGAGGATCAGGAACGAATCTTTAGGGAGTTTGAGCAGGTGGATTCCTCCTATGCTCGCAAACAGCAGGGCACCGGGTTAGGACTGGCACTAACCCGAAAACTGGTCGAATTACATGGAGGCCAGATCTGGGTGGAAAGTGAAGGCGAGGGCAAAGGGAGCACCTTTAGCTTTACCCTCCCGCAGGTTCCCAAAAAAACGGATAAATCCCGGCTTATTATTCCTGAACCGGCTTTCATCTATCCCAAATCTGATCCTCTAAAATCCGACTCATATCCCCTGGTTTTAGTCATAGAGGATGATCTATCCACAAGCGAACTGCTACGCAAGTACCTGACCGAGGCAGGGTACGCCGTAGCTACGGCATTCAACGGCGAACAGGCCCTTGATTTGGCAAGGAAACTCAAACCCGCTGCAATTACCTTAGACATCCTTCTCCCCGATAAGCATGGGCTAGAAGTGCTCGCAGAACTGAAATCTCTACCCGACACCCGAGATATTCCTGTAATAGTCGTCTCCATCACCGAAGATCGACAATTGGGTTTCAGTTTGGGAATTATGGAATGGTTCGTTAAACCGGTTAACCGAGATCGATTTATCGAGGTGTTGAATAAAGCTAGAATAGCAAGGGGAACGAAAGTCACCACCGTACTCATCATCGATGATGAACCTCAGACGGTCGAGCTATTGACAGACATCGCACAAACTCAAGGATACAGGGCTCTGCAGGCTTATACAGGTCGAGAAGGGATTCGTTTGGCCCGAGAAAAACGTCCTGACATTATCATTGTTGATTTGATAATGCCTGAAATGAACGGATTTGACGTGGTCAAAGAGCTACAGAAAGACGAGGAGACTCGAGAGATTTCCATAGTGATATTTACTGCAAAAGAGTTAACCCAAGAAGAACGCAAACAGCTAAACATGAGCGCACAGGGAATCGTTTCGAAATCCAGCAGGGAGGATTTGCTTCAAGAATTGGATAAGATAAGAACTTGCTTGAACCAAAGGTAA
- the pcrA gene encoding DNA helicase PcrA: protein MNLEQELNPVQLEAVLHTEGPLLILAGAGSGKTRVITYRIAHLIRDKGVKPWNLLAVTFTNKAAREMQERVKSLLQVSSLSNLWISTFHAACVRILRKNIHHLGFKSHFVIYDTADRLALLKECEKDLNIDEKTLAPKLISSRISNAKSCLWTPEEYKQRATQFLDEKIAQVYQLYQQKLKQNNALDFDDLLMVTVQLFQEIPEVLHYYQELFKYILVDEYQDTNHAQYRWISHLAQKHRNLCVVGDDDQSIYAFRMADIRNILDFEKDYPEARLIKLEQNYRSTQNILDAAWSVVVNNRNRKQKRLWTDKGSGHKILLYTAYNESDEARFVCETISQLHRQESRDYSHFAILYRINAQSRSFEESLIRANIPYTLVGGLKFYDRKEIKDLLAYLRVIANSNDPLALKRILNVPARHIGEKTLEKIENFARQQGYFLFQAMKEMAKTDLLPSRALKAIHQFIQLIDDLKLYAETHTVSQVLQRLLEVTSYREWLKEEDPLDAENRIENIQELLAATLEFEQNASDKSLLAFLDQAALTSDVDTYQAQAGMVTLMTLHSAKGLEFPVVFMVGMEEGLLPYYHGSSNFYLSEAEREEERRLCYVGMTRAKERLILTLANSRRFYASDGWQRQPSSFIEEIPSFLLEKVSLSGIEVQGTWNPEVQEYRRGQEPLTPSYAPSSNSFQVGDEVRHAKFGRGVVRNIEGQGDNQKVIVYFYDFGRKVLLAKQARLEHV, encoded by the coding sequence ATGAATCTGGAACAAGAGTTGAATCCTGTACAATTGGAAGCGGTATTGCATACCGAAGGACCCCTTCTTATTTTAGCCGGGGCCGGGAGTGGAAAAACGCGGGTCATTACCTATCGAATTGCCCATCTTATCAGAGATAAAGGTGTAAAGCCCTGGAATCTCCTTGCGGTTACTTTTACCAATAAGGCCGCCCGGGAGATGCAAGAACGAGTTAAATCTCTTCTCCAGGTCTCTTCCCTCTCTAATCTCTGGATCAGTACGTTTCACGCTGCCTGTGTTCGGATTTTAAGAAAAAATATTCACCATCTGGGATTCAAATCCCACTTTGTCATTTATGATACGGCCGACCGGCTGGCCCTGCTCAAGGAATGTGAAAAAGATCTTAATATCGATGAAAAAACCCTGGCCCCTAAATTAATCTCCTCGCGAATCAGCAATGCTAAAAGCTGTCTTTGGACTCCTGAAGAGTACAAACAACGGGCGACTCAATTTCTAGATGAAAAAATTGCCCAGGTCTATCAGCTTTATCAACAAAAGCTGAAACAAAACAATGCCCTGGATTTCGATGATCTGTTAATGGTTACCGTTCAGCTATTCCAGGAAATCCCAGAAGTGCTCCACTACTACCAGGAGCTTTTTAAATATATTCTGGTCGATGAATATCAAGACACGAATCATGCCCAGTATCGATGGATTTCTCATCTGGCACAAAAACATCGAAATCTTTGTGTGGTTGGAGATGATGATCAGTCTATTTATGCATTCCGTATGGCGGATATTCGAAACATCCTGGACTTTGAGAAAGATTATCCAGAGGCCAGACTGATCAAGTTGGAGCAAAATTATCGGTCCACACAAAACATCCTCGATGCAGCCTGGAGTGTAGTGGTCAACAACCGCAACCGGAAGCAGAAACGCCTCTGGACGGATAAAGGATCCGGCCATAAGATACTTCTTTATACGGCTTACAATGAATCCGATGAAGCCCGTTTTGTTTGTGAAACCATCTCTCAGCTTCATCGGCAGGAATCCCGGGATTACAGTCATTTTGCTATCCTCTACCGGATTAATGCTCAGTCCCGATCCTTTGAAGAAAGCCTGATAAGAGCCAATATTCCCTATACCCTGGTCGGCGGGCTTAAATTCTACGATCGTAAGGAAATTAAAGATTTACTGGCCTATCTGCGGGTTATTGCAAATTCAAATGATCCCCTGGCTCTCAAGCGGATCCTCAATGTACCTGCCCGCCATATCGGCGAAAAGACCCTGGAGAAAATAGAAAATTTTGCGCGGCAGCAAGGCTATTTTCTTTTTCAGGCTATGAAAGAGATGGCTAAAACCGACTTACTCCCCTCCAGGGCTTTAAAAGCCATCCATCAGTTCATCCAGCTCATCGATGATCTTAAGCTCTATGCAGAGACCCATACCGTTTCCCAGGTTCTCCAACGCCTCCTGGAGGTTACCTCTTACCGAGAGTGGCTCAAGGAAGAAGATCCTCTGGATGCAGAAAATCGTATTGAAAATATTCAAGAACTTCTTGCGGCTACTTTAGAATTTGAGCAAAATGCCTCGGATAAAAGTCTGCTGGCTTTTCTGGACCAGGCTGCCCTCACTTCCGATGTGGATACTTACCAGGCCCAGGCGGGAATGGTAACCCTGATGACTCTGCATAGTGCCAAGGGATTAGAATTTCCCGTTGTATTCATGGTTGGCATGGAAGAAGGTTTGCTTCCCTATTATCACGGTTCTTCCAACTTTTATCTCAGTGAAGCAGAACGGGAAGAAGAACGGAGGCTTTGTTATGTAGGTATGACCCGAGCTAAGGAGCGTCTCATTTTAACCCTGGCTAACTCCCGACGCTTTTATGCTTCAGATGGCTGGCAGAGACAACCTTCCAGTTTTATTGAGGAAATTCCATCTTTTCTTCTGGAAAAAGTATCCCTTTCTGGGATTGAAGTTCAGGGGACCTGGAATCCAGAAGTACAGGAATATAGGAGGGGCCAGGAACCCCTTACTCCCTCCTACGCCCCTTCGTCCAACAGTTTCCAGGTCGGAGACGAAGTGCGCCATGCTAAATTCGGTAGAGGAGTGGTCCGAAATATAGAGGGGCAGGGAGATAACCAAAAGGTTATCGTATACTTTTACGATTTCGGTAGAAAAGTCCTCTTGGCTAAACAGGCCAGGTTAGAGCATGTTTAA
- a CDS encoding response regulator: MSGKKVLIIEDNPINMELVTDILTVAGYGVLQAEDAEIGIALAKTEKPALILIDISLPGMDGLAATRILKQDPTTRNIPVVALTAHAMKGDREKILAAGCTGYISKPINTRTLPKMIADFIESVESV, translated from the coding sequence ATGTCTGGTAAGAAAGTGTTAATCATTGAAGACAATCCCATCAATATGGAATTGGTTACAGATATTTTAACTGTGGCAGGTTATGGGGTATTACAGGCAGAAGATGCAGAGATAGGGATTGCTTTGGCCAAGACCGAGAAACCGGCCTTGATTTTAATAGATATCAGTTTACCGGGGATGGATGGGCTTGCAGCGACCCGGATTCTAAAACAGGATCCTACCACCAGGAATATTCCCGTCGTTGCCCTGACCGCCCATGCTATGAAAGGAGATAGGGAGAAAATACTGGCAGCAGGTTGTACCGGGTATATCAGTAAGCCGATAAATACCCGGACACTTCCGAAAATGATAGCCGATTTTATTGAATCAGTTGAAAGCGTGTGA
- a CDS encoding PAS domain S-box protein, whose protein sequence is MSTEDKNKTKDHSLKPSRGFSKTHPVLQEQIERVLYESEAHYRAIVEEQTELVCRWFPDGTLTFVNEAYCRYFGKKREELIGRSFMPLIPWEDYEKFQKHFKSLNPENPVGVIEHRVLLPHGEIRWQQWVDRAIFDDQGCLVEFQSVGRDITEQKRTEEKLRQWNAYLEALHETAIELINRLDLTDLLQAIVTRAGALVGTQHGYMLLVEGTEMVVKVAVGVNSEFIGYRIKLEEGMAGRVWQTGQPLTVKDYRTWPHRLPDPRFDIFHAVVTVPLKSGSQVVGVLTLNHLEEGLTFGEDEIMILSRFAELASIALDNARLYTSVQQELAERKRIEEALRESEEHYRILLNQACEMQETLRSLSKEVLRLQEEERKRISRELHDEIGQALTAINMNLEMMKKEIEPYKKNLHKRITDTQNLVAQMMESIHRFSRELRPAILDDLGLIPALRSYTKSFAERTGIRVYLRTTSAVEKLDSERKTVLYRIIQESLTNVSKHAQAHKVNIGIRNLKGRICLVIQDDGKTARMGQQVFLSRQEKRLGLLGMQERVRYVNGEFSVESEPGKGTTIRVEIPF, encoded by the coding sequence ATGTCCACGGAAGATAAAAATAAAACAAAGGACCACTCCCTTAAACCCTCCAGAGGGTTTTCAAAAACCCACCCTGTTCTGCAAGAACAAATCGAAAGGGTACTGTACGAAAGTGAAGCCCACTATCGGGCTATTGTTGAAGAGCAAACGGAGCTTGTTTGTCGTTGGTTTCCGGATGGAACCCTGACCTTTGTCAATGAAGCCTATTGCCGTTATTTCGGCAAAAAACGGGAAGAGTTAATCGGACGTAGCTTTATGCCCTTAATCCCCTGGGAAGATTACGAAAAATTCCAAAAACACTTTAAGTCCCTCAATCCAGAAAATCCGGTGGGTGTGATTGAGCATCGGGTTCTGTTACCCCATGGGGAAATCCGCTGGCAACAATGGGTAGATCGAGCGATCTTTGATGATCAGGGTTGTCTGGTCGAATTTCAATCGGTAGGACGGGATATCACCGAACAGAAGAGGACTGAAGAGAAACTGCGCCAGTGGAATGCCTACTTAGAAGCCTTGCATGAAACTGCAATAGAATTGATAAACCGGCTGGATTTGACCGATTTACTCCAGGCCATTGTTACCCGAGCCGGAGCCCTTGTGGGGACCCAACATGGATATATGCTTTTGGTTGAGGGAACCGAAATGGTAGTGAAGGTGGCCGTGGGAGTAAACAGTGAATTTATCGGATACCGTATAAAGCTGGAGGAAGGTATGGCCGGAAGAGTCTGGCAGACCGGTCAACCCCTAACTGTAAAGGATTATCGTACCTGGCCTCATCGTTTGCCTGACCCTCGGTTTGATATCTTCCATGCCGTAGTCACCGTGCCCCTCAAATCCGGTTCACAAGTCGTAGGGGTCCTTACCCTCAACCACCTGGAAGAAGGCTTAACCTTTGGAGAGGATGAAATCATGATATTGAGTCGGTTCGCTGAACTGGCCTCTATCGCCCTGGATAATGCCCGATTGTATACCTCCGTTCAACAGGAATTGGCTGAGCGCAAACGGATAGAAGAGGCCTTGCGAGAAAGTGAAGAACATTACCGGATATTACTTAACCAGGCCTGTGAAATGCAAGAAACTTTACGGAGTTTGTCTAAAGAGGTTTTGCGATTACAAGAAGAGGAACGAAAACGAATCAGCCGCGAGCTTCATGATGAAATCGGACAGGCCTTGACTGCCATCAATATGAATCTGGAGATGATGAAAAAAGAAATAGAACCGTATAAAAAAAATCTCCATAAAAGAATCACGGACACCCAAAATTTAGTTGCCCAGATGATGGAAAGTATCCATCGATTTTCCCGTGAGCTGCGTCCGGCCATATTGGATGATCTGGGACTTATCCCGGCCCTTCGGTCTTATACGAAAAGTTTTGCAGAACGCACAGGCATCCGGGTTTACCTTCGAACTACGTCGGCTGTGGAAAAACTGGATAGTGAGCGGAAAACCGTTCTTTATCGTATTATTCAAGAAAGCTTAACCAACGTCTCCAAGCATGCACAGGCCCATAAGGTAAATATTGGAATCAGGAACCTTAAAGGTCGTATATGCCTAGTCATCCAAGATGATGGTAAAACAGCCCGGATGGGCCAACAGGTGTTCTTATCCAGGCAGGAGAAAAGACTGGGGCTTCTGGGTATGCAAGAACGGGTACGATACGTGAATGGGGAGTTTTCCGTAGAATCGGAACCCGGAAAAGGGACCACGATCCGGGTGGAGATTCCTTTTTAA
- a CDS encoding response regulator transcription factor, producing the protein MQKTTIILADDHTIVRQGLRALLEAERDMKVVGEAENGRQAVQLTKKLQPDVVVMDIAMPLLNGIQAARQIRKHNASTKVLILSMYQDDEYVYQAVQVGVAGYLVKQTAANELLTAIREVKKGHAFFSPSISRLLVDQYRETCERKIFKKKVNILTPRELEVLQLIAEGQSNKQIAGELSISVKTVEKHRQQIMDKLSIHDVAGLTRYAIAKGIIKSK; encoded by the coding sequence ATGCAAAAAACCACGATTATCCTGGCCGATGACCACACCATAGTTCGACAGGGATTACGTGCCCTGTTAGAAGCAGAGCGTGATATGAAAGTAGTGGGAGAAGCAGAAAACGGAAGACAGGCCGTACAATTAACCAAAAAGCTTCAACCGGATGTAGTGGTCATGGATATTGCGATGCCTTTACTCAATGGAATTCAGGCAGCCCGACAAATAAGAAAACACAACGCTTCTACCAAAGTGCTCATTCTTTCCATGTATCAGGACGATGAATATGTATACCAGGCAGTTCAGGTGGGTGTTGCAGGGTACCTGGTTAAACAAACTGCGGCCAATGAATTATTAACGGCCATCCGAGAAGTGAAAAAAGGTCACGCTTTTTTCAGTCCTTCTATCTCCAGGCTTTTGGTTGATCAGTATCGAGAAACCTGTGAAAGAAAAATTTTTAAAAAGAAAGTTAATATCCTTACTCCTCGCGAGTTGGAAGTACTCCAGCTCATTGCAGAAGGCCAATCTAACAAACAAATCGCCGGAGAGCTTTCCATCAGTGTTAAAACCGTTGAGAAACACCGCCAGCAGATCATGGATAAATTAAGTATACATGATGTGGCAGGTCTCACCCGCTATGCCATTGCAAAGGGAATCATAAAAAGTAAATAG